Below is a genomic region from Gadus morhua chromosome 4, gadMor3.0, whole genome shotgun sequence.
CCAATTATATTAATTTTGTAATCATTATTTAGGCTCTTGGATATCGTCACTTCAACTCAAAAAGGCTACATGATATGGCAGGAGGTGTTTGACAATGGAGTAAAGGTAAGTGATGAAGAATTAAGTCTCTGCCGCCCCCTCTATTTATCATTTCATTCTTTTGTTTTGAAGTAATTGTATTATCGTCAGCAGTGTTCATTTTACAAATTAGTACAAAGTTGAGATGAGGAATACTGTTTTCATGACACTATCAGATGAAAGACCTAGTTTCATGTCATCAAACATAACCTGAAAAGCTTAAATAAGCACAATAATTTTCTAACTTGCTGTTAAGGTAAAACCCATCTTTTGAATGGCTGTTACCATGACCCCTGCATCTCTGCTGCCCTCTGCGTAGCTGAAACCAGACACCCTCATCCATGTGTGGAAAGGAAACCAGCAGCAGTACCAGAACGAGATGGCTAAAATCACCTTGTCCGGGTACAAGACGTTTCTCTCCACCCCCTGGTACCTGAACCGCATCTCCTACGGGCAGGACTGGACCAGCCTCTACAGAGCCGACCCGCACAACTTCACAGGTGCGTGACGGCTGCAACGTGGTTTTAACTGACCGACTGGAGTCAGCGGAACAAGATGTTACGTAGGAAGAAAGAGTTAGTCAGTCCTGTAGGATTTAAGTGGATTGTGTGAAAGGGACCAAACATGATTTGttatgaggaggaggggggagctcAGGACTGAAGACAGGATATTATTGGCTGATATATATAAatcttgtttgttgttttcatcAGCAAATTTTTAAGATGTAAAAGTTATTGATTGAAATTCGGGATGAAACGTTCATATTTTAGGAAATTCACCTGAGGAAAGGGGTCAACACCTTGGAATACTAAATGGCAGTTACAGCACTGaatgtgttgtttatttaaGTCATGTTTTCTTGTTGCATTCTACACAGGGACTGATGACCAGAAGAAGTTGGTGATTGGAGGAGAGGCCTGTATGTGGGGGGAGTATGTGGATTCAACCAATCTGATGCCAAGGATGTGGTACGCTTCCTCCAGACTTCTCCCTTAACCCCAACCACTGTTCCCAGTGAGACTGGTTCAGAATGACCCCGATTGGGTCAGCAGCACACATGTAACGAGTTGTTGTCGTCTGGCTGCAGGCCTCGCGCCAGTGCTGTGGGGGAGCGCTTGTGGAGCGCCAAAGATGTGACCGACGTCAACGACGCCTACAGCCGCCTGTCCAAGCACCGCTGCCGCATGGTGGAGTAAGTGATCTACAGACTGTTTGTATGAAGCTTTACATGTGTAGGACATGTACAAAATTACGTTCAAATTTGAATGAACACAAGGTTTCTAAATACGCCTTCTACATGTTTTGTTTCTTGCTGGTTCTTTGCTTACAgtaacacatacatttataaTGAGCGTTATTTCCAGGTCCGAAAgctttcattattattaacgttaccttatatatattttttttatgactttGTATTGGGagaaatataaaatgtaaatttCAAGATAATCAATTACATTTTAAAGTGTTGAATATGCAAAATAATATGCAAATATTGTGATATGTTTCTATTCTTTTAAAGGCGCGGTATCCAAGCTCAGTCTTTATTTTCAAGTTTCTGCCGTCATGAGTATAAAGGGATCTGAGGGAGCGCCACAAGAATGGACCGAGGACGGGAACGCACAAGTCACGCTATTATAATTGTCAATTCTCATTTCAAAGCcaatttttatttgtatgtttaaTGGAAGCCTTTTAAAGAGTCCTAAAAGCATTAATAAATCATTATGAaaagtatttttattattcagtGTGAATAATATTTGAACTGGAttatttttctaataaataGGTTCTGCAATAAATGTGTGTTCATACTGTATTCATGTATTGTATCGCTATTAAAAATATAATGGTGCATAATGTACTTTATTTTACATTCAAAATAATCTGAACAACATTTTCTTCAAGGACTTAATCCATAACCTCCAAGCGGGCCAATGCAATCCAATCCCTGGAGTGGTCCACATTCTGCCTCATGGAGGTAGGGCGAGAGACAGTCACTAGGCCAGCCCAGCCAGTCTTTGTACCAGGCTCCTCTGGTGTTGGGGGTTCATGGCCTCGTACGAGTCCAGCTGGAGGGAGAAGGTGGCGTTGCCAGAGGACAGCGTCCGCAGGACCGTTGAGTAGCCCTTTATCAAGAAGAAGATACTGTCAGTTCATTTAGGAGGATTTATTATGTTCCAATAACGGGGAAGTTCGGCCTCTGCCACCGCTTCCAACAATGATTAGATATGTTGCTTTTGTATATAATATCTGACTTTCAActttaatatacagtatatattgaATATTGTCACGCGGTGCTTTGAGCATATCACTTGGACGACCTGTCCCATTGTTGCAAAATAATGCACTAATGGAATGGGATTCACCAATCAGTATCAAGTATaccacaacgtgtgtgtgtgtgtgtgtgtgtgtgtgtgtgtgtgtgtgtgtgtgtgtgtgtgtgtgtgtgtgtgtgtgtgtgtgtgtgtgtgtgtgtgtgtgtgtgtgtgtgtgtgtgtgtgtgtgagattgagaGACGTCGCCCGTAACCCACCATCATCTCAGCCAGTGGAACGGTGGCCAGCACCAACTTGTTGTCATGGCGACTCTGGATGTCCCTGACGGCCCCGCGCCTCTGGGCCAGGTCCCCCAGCACGGAGCTCAGATGGGCCTCCCACACGGTCACCTCCAGGGACATGACCGGCTCCAGGATCTGCCCCCCCGCCTGCCTCATAGCCTGCGTCAGTGACAAAGCTGCATCCTCAACACAACACGTGTGTATTCATTTACTTTTAGGGGacttttgctgacgcttttgtccaaagcgacttacaacccttcattcacacattcacacaccgacgtcggagtcaaccatgcagggcgacagccagctggtcagtgGCAaagagggtgaggtgtcttgctcagggacacctcgacactcagctaggaggagccggggatctaactagcaaccttgcggttaacAGTCATCCCACACGCACATCATGGCAGTATGCATGTGTTGCTATACCTTAAGCATACAGCgggacacacaggcagacaccaTGGCTAGTGATGTCCCGGGTTCGAGGCTGACGCTCTGGATCGCCGTGGAGACACCCTGGACTGGGTAACCGAGCAACGGACCTGGGGCAGGGAGCAGAGTCACAGTTGGGGAAATTTACTTTAAAAAGtaaatttaataataaaaagggAAAGAACATGATCGTATTGGAGGATGATAAGTTCCTACGTTACCTTGGAAGTACGAACTCTGTACTCCGTTGTCCACAGCGCCCTTCATTTCAGCCGACATCTGCCTCTCAGCTTCCTCGTCAAAGGTCAGGCCACAAGCGCCCCCCGAGGAGACCTCGTCCACGGGGCTGACCTCCAGGGTCACGGTCACCACGTGCCTCCGCTCCCCCAGCGTGCGCTCCAGGGTTTCTGGAACAGAGGCCGTGCAACTCTCAACCCAATTCATGACCCTGTTGGCTCACAGACtataaaaaacaattattattatgttatttatttgttttgaaaGCCCTTAGTTTCGTATCTCTCAATTTGTCTACAACTTTTGTTTCTGTATCGTAGCACTGCAAACAGTTGCGTTTGCCTAGTGTGTGAATTTGCACTTTCAAAACAAAAGCGTCCGCTAAACAAATGCAATGTATTCAAGTGTTGAGTTTGCGGCTGGGAGCGGAGAACCAAGCCACtagcctcctcctctctgttatCATACCTGTGGCAGAGGCCTGGTTCAGAACGGTCTCCCGGTACGCCACCTGCAGGGGACCCAGGTGTGTCTCGATGCCATACTCTCTTCTGATTCGATCATGGAGGATCTCGATGTGCAACTCGCCCATCCCACATAAAATGGTCTTAGGGAGGAAATTAGGAAAATGTTCAGTCTTTGATAAGAGggaaattaagaaaaaaataagtgcAAATAACTGACGATAAGAATACAAATTAAAATTTTGATACAAATGTAAAGAAGTGACGCAATGTTGAGGTCAACAGTATAAAAGCACCATGTGTGATGGTATTACCTGTCCGGAATCTGGGTCAACCCTGACTTTAAGGCTGGGGTCTTCTCTCTGAAGGCAGTTGAGAGCATGCTCTAGATCTGTCAATAAAGGTTTGTTAAAAGTCATTGAAAAAAAGACTGCCTTTATTCTCAATTAGGATTAATGATAAGCCAGCCACAACAGTGTCGCATCATGTGGCCgaagccccacacacacacacacacacacacacacacacacacacacacacacacacacacacacacacacacacacacacacacacacacacacacacacacacacacacacacacacacacactctactgaCCCGCTTGTTTGGCCATGGTGGGGGGTTCTATGGAGCAAAAGAACACTGGCTCGGGGACCTCCACCCCAGACAGGATCACACTGGCCTTGGTCCCTAGCTCTTGGTCCTGATTGGCTCGCCGGGCAGCCGCTGCTGCAGAAGCCTTGGAGGACACGATGGTGTCCCCTGTAACGGTCTACAAAGAGAGGAAAGAAATGCTATGAATGCTATTGCAGCAATAGATAAAAATTATGGACGTGGTCCGTAAGCACCGAGCCTAGCAGGAGACCTCGCTTGACATCCCTTGTCTTCACGCCACGGCACCTCAGAACAATGTGCCAAGAGACTGACCTTGACTCGTAACCAGGCCAACCGTGTCGGCTCTGCGGCGTAGTGTCTCTACCTGCTTGAGGCCCACAGCGAGCGCGATGTTTCCCGCCGTCAAGGAGCTGATCTCCACGTGTTGGTCGGCAAACGGAACCAGAAGCCGGCTCAATCTCTCGCTGCAATAGAAACCGCACTCGTGTAACACAATGTCTTGCAACACGGGTATTATAGCAAACTGCTGCTTGAGCTACAATAAGAAGAAGATACCATCAGTTAATTTAGGAGGATTTATATGCATCATGTTCCATTAACGGGACAGCCCGTAGTGGTTTGTTCGGCCTCTGCCGCCAGTACCAACAATGATTAGATAAAAGGGACTTTGAACTATAATTTCTGACTTTCAACTATAATATCAGCATATATCTACATAATCAGCTGAACTTTAAAACGCAATGCTTTGAGTAAATGATTTTTGGACGACAGTTCTACAGTTGTTAATGTTAAATGCGTAGCGCATTGATTAGAAACTTAAAAAAGCAGAGGTGTGAGgtgtcccatgtgtgtgtgaatgttggtCGGCAAACAGAACCAGAAGCCGGCTTAATCTCTCTCTGTGAAAGAGAAACTGCACTTGTAAAACACACTGTCGTACAACATGGGTGTTACAGCAAAACCGCTGCTTGAGCTACGAAACCCGTTGTAGCGTACCATGTTTGGATCAGCGGCGCGTGGCGAGACCTATGCTGAGTTAGGTGTCCTAGGTAATGTGTCACTAGGGTGCGTGGTTCCACAGAACCGCGTCACATGAAAACATTAAAGGCAAACCTTAAATATCATATttgatatcatgctttttcgacCTTACCCTTTACTTAAGACTGTTATATGACGAAACCAATGGGATTATTCACGCCGACCGAGATCGCCCctcaataagtgtgtgaaaCAGCTTGTTTGCGCTCAAACTTTACTTCATTAATGGTGTGACATCAGACTGTGCTTTGGGgggtgctgaagtgcagaagtcgCGCCTCAAGGCTACCCGCAATGTTTACAACTTATCGGGGGTGTGAATTTGCCGACATGGACAAAACGACCAATCAAAGCAGACTTGGCCTTAATGCGACCTGATACAAATCATACCGTTTTTGAAAGACGCTGAAATAGTTTTTGCAGAAATAAACAGTGTAAGAATCATAAGAGGTATTTTCTAACATACAGGTATGTAACCCTATTCCAGTAGTACCCctaaaatgcaattattaaccctaaaaaagcatgatatgggatctttaaaagCGTAGTCCTAAACAGCTTTTACAATAACAGTGATAATGTATTGAAATAAAAATCCTTGGCCTTTCAAAATCCTTCAAGATGTTCATCATCATGTTTTGCAACTCCATCTGAAATGATCTGTTGTTGTCTAGAGAGCGCCACGTACACTGTGTTCCTGTTGATGTTGTGGACAGCCGTCTGGGGTTTCATGGTGCCGGAGTAGATCCTGAGAAACACCAAGGGGCCTCGCTGCTTGTCATGGACCACCTTGAAGGCCAGGGCGCAGAGATCGTCTTTGTACCACCGCCTGCACAGTGACACAAAGGGGTTCACAAATGGgtcataaaatgtataaaatctAACAACCTCAATTAGATTCACGCTGCATATGGTACTTTTATACTGCAGCTAGTCGATCTGTAAAAGTGGGCCATCCAGGTGTCAATACATCCAGGGAATGCTTCTCATTCAATTGTTTTATTGTGGTGCACTTTGGCCCTTTCATCTTTAAAGGATGTGGCAATAACTGTAGCTACAACTTAAGCCACTAGAGGGTAGCTGCTCATGAAGAACGTCCATAGTGCAAGTTTAAGTTGAGGTTTATCAAACGATGGCAAGGAAGGATGCACTCACACCAGGTCATTGTGTCTCTCGTCGGGGGCCGGAAGGTAGGCAGTGATTGCGTCGAGGAGAGGCTGAACACCTTTGTTTTTCAGAGAGCTCCCGCAGAGCACAGGGACTGCTTTCTGGGCCAAGGTCACCCGTCGCACGGCCTCCTGGAGCTGAGGATACGGATAAGATACGGTCAAACATATCTGTCCGATaataacacacaaaaacagaactGATGGTTGTCTATTTCCTCGTCATCGTCTAATTTTATgaattcataaacacacacctgaacacacacttcAATGCTTACTTTTACTGAGGGAATGGCATCAAAATCATCACTGAAATCGGTGAGCAATAGTTCAGCAAATTCATCATCTAGATCTGCGACCTGTGAAGTAATATATCAGCATAGTGTTTGATGTCGATATTATCTTCTGATCCGTTTGGAGAACAACACAACATAATAAATATCATAATAATGATAGTACATTTGGATGAATGTTGAAGTACCTGCTCAATCAAAGCCGCCCtggcctcctctgcctcctgaaCCAGACCCGGGTTCTCTACCTGACTGAGCGGTTTGGTTTCAAACCCACGGCCGTCATCCTCTCGCGACGCTGCCTTCCATATCATTTGCTGGTTGCTTACCAAGTCGATCACACCTGTGAAGTTTCGACCGACACCAACCGGAATCTGTAAGACACAGTTGTGTTGACATTTAAGACGACATAAGACATGTCCTTTTTTTATCCCAGATGGGAAGGTCTGGGATTTAATTTCGGATCAAGGATTTCAGAAATTATCATTTATGTATTATGCTTATAAATTCTTGCTATATTCTCTTGAATACTCACCTGAAGGAGGAGTGGATTGGCTTTCAGCTTCTGCCTTATACTCTCAATAGAAAAACTGAAGCTGAGGGAAACATGGTAGACTTATTGAGGTGTTCAAAAttcctttaaaaataaaaaaataaaaatcgggtTGGTAGGTTGACTTACTTTGCCGAAGGTTTATCCATCttgttgagaaaacaaatgcagGGAACATGATGTTTCTCTGCTTGTCTCCATACCGTAAGCGTCTGAGCCTATTGCCAAACCAATGTCCACAAAGAGCATGTAACGCACCTTATTATTGTACACACAACATATTAGTTCAACCTCGGAAAACATTCCAGGCACGAATCAGATTAACAAACCTCTACTCCAGCAGATGCATCGAACACTGCCACTGCCCCGTCCAACACACGAAGAGCACGCTCCACTTCTAGAGTGAAGTCAACGTGTCCTgagatcacagacacacacacacacacacacaaagtacatcATTATAACTCTccattttaattacattttcttcTATGCCAGcaactgttttatttatttttatctcctTCTTTATGGAGGTTGTTCTTACCTGGGGTGTCTATTAGGTTGATTCTATGTGTTTTCCAATCAAAGGTGACCGTTGCCGACTGTATGGTGATCCCACGCTCCCGCTCCTGTACCATAAAATCTGTAACTGTATCCCCATCGTCAacatctgagagagagggacagagagagagacaacccaAGTTGATGACGACACTAAGATCAGACAAATCTCCAGATTGGCTCGTTCTGTCTGACCCACCTCCTAACGACCGTGTGAAGCCAGAATAGTAGAGCATCCTTTCTGTGGTGGTAGTCTTCCCGGCATCGATGTGGGCCATAATGCCAATGTTTCTGATCCTGAGCAAGGTGAATGAAGGTCAAATCAGACCCCTCTTGGGGTTCCAACGAGACTAAAAACTACTATTTTCTGAATAACAACTTACTTGGAAATATCTGGATTGGCAACCATTCGCAATGATTTAACATTATCTGTTTAAAAACGATTGGTTGATAGAATTGATTAGTATCACATTGCATTATccacaaagtaaaacataaaaaataactatggtaaaatgaatataatttTTCAATCACGTAATCTAAAACAATTTAAATAGACAAAGGAACACACCTGGCAAAAAGCTGTAATATCTCTTCATCTGACAGCTCGCCCTGAAGCTGCAGGTCTGAATCCCGTGCTTTAATAAATGCCTTCCctggaaatgaaaaaaaaatctgtattCATAGGCATGTTAGAATAAACAGAGGCAGTATGATAAAGATAACTAACTCTCTTACCCAAATCATCATGCTATAGGTCCCAATGCCCCTGAGTCGCATCGTCATTAAATGTATAATCTATTTATATGCGAGAGGGTAACCTTGAATTCATATATGACAGATATTACACAATACATAATAATGTGTCATAACCACAATGCCATAAACCCCCATTTGTGGAAACTAATTCAGTATCTTCATTTGGAATGTCAAATCCATGCCTTTTCGGCTTTGACGCGCAATTTCAAAATACATCCCCAGGAACATAGTTGCCCAATACATAGTTCCGTATAGAGAACGtttcaatataatatataaaaatgaaTATGATGTATGACATACATTTATTTGACATAGAGTAACGAACGATCATTTAAACATTAAATCATGTAGTTACTTTAATCAATGCAAAATGTAAAGTAACTGTCTGCAACTTCTGAAGGGGACTAATGTTTGAAAGTAGGACATTTTAACCAACGGACCAAACACGATAAACGGACTTCCTCTAGGCATCGGCTTCGGGGAAAACAACACCTATAACCCAAGCCTGAAAGTAAAACATTGATATAACATCTATCAGTGGGACATCGTCTTCGTGTCGACGTTTTCTATAGAAAGACACAACATCTAAGATAACATGGTAAGCCTTCTATCGCTTATATTGCCGGTATATTCCATAGAATGTGTTAGCTTAGTGTTAGCTTAGCGTGCTATCCGACATGTGGCAGAGAATCACGCGTCTGTTTTCTTCGTCGTAGTACTGAGCTGTGAAGGGATGATACAAATTGTATATGGAGGATTTACCACAATTTGTAAAGATTAACCACTTGTACTAAATGATACACTCGCAGCACGGCCTGTCCACGTGTTCTTTGGTTGTTGGACTGCTGTTGGAGTTTGGAGTCTCGAAGATGTCCATGTCAACAACATGTTTAACATGTCTGTTAAATCACCATCTATTGCCCAATGAGCCCATGACCCACTGATTAAACACCTTTTAATTTGCAGTCGTATGAATGTTACGTCTAGGTGTCGTTGGAGACACCGTGGGGATCTATGGGAAGGAGTGCTTATCGCCAAAGGTGTCGCCAGAGAGAACGAAACGGGCATCTTTGAGATAACCACTTCAATTCCCGTTAGATCAAGAAAACGATAATCTTCCATCACGATAGTTATAGTtctgtttctttaaaaataaaaaaggtaatGTTGGTTTCACATATGTATTCCAAGCTTTACCCCAATGCTATCCTCATTTGATATAATCAATCCTATATCAGTATACTGATTTGTCTTTTAAGAGATAAAATAGATAGCAATGCCAAATCCTTGTCTAGAGGGTAGTTTGTTTTTGCAGTATGAAACAGTTAATAACAGGGCGATTTGAATCAATAGTTTGATGTTTAGGAAATACAGTCCTCAAGTTCGGCGACTTAA
It encodes:
- the gfm2 gene encoding ribosome-releasing factor 2, mitochondrial; its protein translation is MTMRLRGIGTYSMMIWGRHLLKHGIQTCSFRASCQMKRYYSFLPDNVKSLRMVANPDISKIRNIGIMAHIDAGKTTTTERMLYYSGFTRSLGDVDDGDTVTDFMVQERERGITIQSATVTFDWKTHRINLIDTPGHVDFTLEVERALRVLDGAVAVFDASAGVEAQTLTVWRQAEKHHVPCICFLNKMDKPSANFSFSIESIRQKLKANPLLLQIPVGVGRNFTGVIDLVSNQQMIWKAASREDDGRGFETKPLSQVENPGLVQEAEEARAALIEQVADLDDEFAELLLTDFSDDFDAIPSVKLQEAVRRVTLAQKAVPVLCGSSLKNKGVQPLLDAITAYLPAPDERHNDLVRWYKDDLCALAFKVVHDKQRGPLVFLRIYSGTMKPQTAVHNINRNTVERLSRLLVPFADQHVEISSLTAGNIALAVGLKQTVTGDTIVSSKASAAAAARRANQDQELGTKASVILSGVEVPEPVFFCSIEPPTMAKQADLEHALNCLQREDPSLKVRVDPDSGQTILCGMGELHIEILHDRIRREYGIETHLGPLQVAYRETVLNQASATETLERTLGERRHVVTVTLEVSPVDEVSSGGACGLTFDEEAERQMSAEMKGAVDNGVQSSYFQGPLLGYPVQGVSTAIQSVSLEPGTSLAMVSACVSRCMLKAMRQAGGQILEPVMSLEVTVWEAHLSSVLGDLAQRRGAVRDIQSRHDNKLVLATVPLAEMMGYSTVLRTLSSGNATFSLQLDSYEAMNPQHQRSLVQRLAGLA